The Burkholderiales bacterium genome includes a window with the following:
- a CDS encoding TonB-dependent receptor yields the protein MAFQRRKVAAALAYLASVGTVASLLTAVPAYAQDMRVEVTGSSIRRVDAEGSLPITVVTREEIKTLGVTSTEQLVATLPFVDSLGGLNMASGAGLSTYGQSSVSLRGLGSTRTLVLVNGRRIAGFSADDGSVNVNSIPIAAIERVEVLRDGASAVYGSDAIAGVINFILRKDYKGVEVGGQYGQSTRSGSATGWDAYIIGGFGDLAKDKFNVTASLAYAKQDALFGKDRDFASVGTVLPYFVSGATGQGNIEGGWNLGTGSVANGNWVPGTRQPGFGTSPGSGYGNPLAATNNCEAVNMRLNPTNTSKGTPYCNYDTAPFVGLIPETERWNGSVNFTWQITKDVQFFAEGMYSEQESIQTIQGSPVRWSFNQTNSLFDQLGIDSALVIKPTNPNYQLAADYLTAQGYGALVGQPLAITSRVQDFGGRQTTDKAEQWRALAGLRGTFRNQDWELAYYHNENEVKGQTTGGYFSLSQYGNVINSRDDWNPWSLTQTPEFNAAIASANYLGPTLNAKSKSDTVDGKITGEVYQLPAGPLTYALGFNWVDQSIQLNPAPAQFTGDIAGLGGATVNLDQSRDILAFYGELNVPIVRGSKAGDLEASLAIRNDDYSDFGNTTNYYVSARWQPTKWLLTRVAYGTGFRAPTLSDLYYPVVLGSSAQFNDPVTGESDLQVNEYTGGNAELQPEESKQWSLGVVLQPVKQFSFGVDWFQIKLEDIIATPSTQEVVSGNATGNPAYANSVVRDADGNILTVNSQTVNTGDATVQGYDISMTYRDTFKWGTPSVSLLGTYMQKFDQMSPGGVLSHKVGTIVDGDCNPVLDSDTGGVIPRWKHQLQFGYEYGQWAAFLTQNYYRSYQMGCDLDGNHRETGNQQIWDLQVAWTGVKNLRVAAGVKNLFDEDPPIFIPVSNQFQSGYDAAMYDPRARFWYVQASYKFW from the coding sequence ATGGCTTTTCAACGCAGAAAGGTTGCGGCCGCGCTCGCCTACCTCGCGAGCGTCGGTACGGTGGCGTCACTGCTGACCGCGGTGCCAGCCTACGCACAGGACATGCGGGTCGAAGTCACCGGTTCGTCGATCCGTCGGGTCGACGCGGAAGGATCGCTGCCGATCACCGTCGTCACGCGGGAGGAGATCAAGACGCTGGGCGTTACCTCGACCGAACAGCTCGTCGCGACGCTGCCGTTCGTCGACTCGCTCGGCGGTCTCAACATGGCGAGCGGCGCGGGCCTCTCGACCTACGGTCAATCGTCGGTGTCGCTGCGCGGCCTGGGCTCGACCCGGACGTTGGTGCTGGTGAACGGCCGGCGAATCGCCGGCTTCTCGGCTGACGACGGCTCGGTCAATGTCAACTCGATTCCGATCGCGGCGATCGAGCGCGTCGAAGTGCTGCGTGACGGCGCTTCCGCGGTCTACGGGTCGGACGCGATCGCCGGCGTGATCAACTTCATCCTGCGCAAGGACTACAAGGGCGTCGAGGTCGGCGGCCAGTACGGCCAGTCGACGCGCAGCGGCAGCGCGACCGGCTGGGATGCCTACATCATCGGCGGCTTCGGCGACCTCGCGAAGGACAAGTTCAACGTGACGGCGTCGCTCGCCTACGCCAAGCAGGACGCGCTGTTCGGCAAGGACCGCGACTTCGCATCCGTCGGCACGGTGCTGCCGTACTTCGTCAGCGGTGCGACCGGGCAGGGCAACATCGAAGGCGGATGGAACCTCGGCACCGGGTCGGTCGCGAACGGCAACTGGGTGCCGGGCACCCGCCAGCCGGGCTTCGGCACCTCCCCGGGATCCGGCTACGGCAACCCGCTCGCAGCGACCAACAACTGCGAAGCCGTCAACATGCGGCTCAACCCGACGAACACGTCGAAGGGCACGCCGTACTGCAACTACGACACCGCGCCGTTCGTCGGCCTGATCCCGGAGACCGAGCGCTGGAACGGCAGCGTCAACTTCACCTGGCAGATCACCAAGGACGTCCAGTTCTTCGCCGAGGGCATGTACTCGGAGCAGGAGAGCATCCAGACGATCCAGGGCTCGCCGGTCCGCTGGTCGTTCAACCAGACCAACAGCCTGTTCGACCAACTGGGCATCGACTCGGCGCTCGTCATCAAGCCGACCAACCCGAACTACCAGCTCGCGGCGGACTACCTGACCGCGCAGGGTTACGGCGCACTGGTCGGACAGCCGCTCGCCATCACCTCGCGCGTGCAGGACTTCGGCGGCCGGCAGACGACCGACAAGGCCGAACAGTGGCGCGCGCTCGCAGGCCTGCGCGGGACGTTCAGGAACCAGGACTGGGAACTCGCGTACTACCACAACGAGAACGAGGTCAAGGGCCAGACCACCGGCGGATACTTCTCGCTGTCCCAGTACGGGAACGTCATCAATTCGCGCGACGACTGGAATCCCTGGTCGCTGACGCAGACGCCCGAGTTCAACGCAGCGATCGCTTCGGCCAACTACCTCGGGCCGACGCTCAACGCGAAGAGCAAGAGCGACACGGTCGACGGCAAGATCACCGGCGAGGTCTACCAGTTGCCGGCCGGACCGCTCACCTACGCGCTGGGCTTCAACTGGGTCGACCAGTCGATCCAGCTCAACCCGGCGCCGGCGCAGTTCACCGGCGACATCGCGGGCTTGGGGGGCGCGACCGTCAACCTCGACCAGAGCCGCGACATTCTCGCGTTCTACGGTGAGTTGAACGTCCCGATCGTCCGCGGCTCGAAGGCGGGTGACCTCGAGGCGTCGCTCGCGATCCGCAACGACGACTACAGCGACTTCGGCAACACGACCAACTACTACGTGTCGGCCCGTTGGCAGCCGACCAAGTGGCTGCTCACGCGGGTCGCGTACGGCACCGGTTTCCGTGCCCCGACGCTCTCCGACCTGTACTACCCGGTGGTGCTGGGCTCGTCCGCGCAGTTCAACGACCCGGTGACGGGTGAATCCGACCTGCAGGTCAACGAGTACACCGGCGGCAACGCGGAGCTCCAGCCCGAGGAGTCGAAGCAGTGGTCGCTCGGCGTGGTGCTGCAGCCGGTCAAGCAGTTCTCGTTCGGCGTCGACTGGTTCCAGATCAAGCTCGAGGACATCATCGCCACACCGTCGACGCAGGAAGTGGTGTCGGGCAACGCGACCGGCAACCCGGCCTATGCCAACTCGGTGGTCCGCGATGCCGACGGCAACATCCTGACGGTGAACTCGCAGACGGTGAACACCGGCGACGCCACGGTCCAGGGCTACGACATCTCGATGACCTACCGCGACACGTTCAAGTGGGGCACGCCGAGCGTGAGCCTGCTCGGCACCTACATGCAGAAGTTCGACCAGATGAGCCCGGGCGGCGTCCTGTCGCACAAGGTCGGGACCATCGTCGACGGCGACTGCAACCCGGTGCTCGATTCGGATACCGGCGGCGTGATCCCGCGCTGGAAGCACCAGTTGCAGTTCGGCTACGAGTACGGCCAGTGGGCGGCGTTCCTGACGCAGAACTACTACCGCAGCTACCAGATGGGCTGCGATCTCGACGGCAACCACCGCGAGACCGGCAACCAGCAGATCTGGGACCTGCAGGTCGCGTGGACGGGCGTGAAGAACCTGCGCGTCGCGGCCGGCGTCAAGAATCTGTTCGACGAGGATCCGCCGATCTTCATCCCGGTGTCGAACCAGTTCCAGAGCGGCTACGACGCGGCGATGTACGACCCGCGCGCCCGGTTCTGGTACGTGCAGGCGAGCTACAAGTTCTGGTGA
- a CDS encoding MotA/TolQ/ExbB proton channel family protein produces the protein MLKITRWAALAVALLMGVTPVAPVAFAQTPSGAPAAAPAADAAAPAPAAAPKAPARATEVVDNPYGLETLWRASDMVTKATLLILVLMSMGTWYIIITKIYEQSRVIRAAKKADKEFWNAPTVKQGADRLKGGSPFRFIAESGLEASEKHTGMLEAVNMNDWITMSIQRAIENVQSRMQDGLAFLATVGSTAPFIGLFGTVWGIYHALTAIGIAGQASIDKVAGPVGEALIMTAIGLAVAVPAVLGYNWLIRRNKSAMERVRAFGADLHAVLLSAPKPTHARG, from the coding sequence ATGTTGAAGATCACCCGTTGGGCCGCCTTGGCCGTGGCCTTGCTCATGGGCGTGACGCCCGTGGCCCCCGTCGCGTTCGCGCAGACCCCGTCCGGAGCCCCCGCGGCGGCGCCCGCCGCGGATGCCGCCGCGCCCGCGCCTGCCGCCGCGCCGAAGGCCCCGGCCCGCGCCACCGAGGTGGTCGACAACCCCTATGGCCTCGAGACGCTCTGGCGCGCCTCCGACATGGTCACGAAGGCGACGCTCTTGATCCTCGTGCTGATGTCGATGGGCACCTGGTACATCATCATCACCAAGATCTACGAGCAGTCGCGCGTCATCCGCGCCGCGAAGAAGGCGGACAAGGAATTCTGGAACGCGCCGACGGTCAAGCAGGGGGCGGACCGCCTGAAGGGCGGCAGCCCGTTCCGCTTCATCGCCGAATCCGGCCTCGAAGCCTCCGAGAAGCACACCGGGATGCTCGAGGCGGTCAACATGAACGACTGGATCACCATGTCGATCCAGCGCGCGATCGAGAACGTGCAGAGCCGCATGCAGGACGGACTCGCGTTCCTCGCGACCGTGGGCTCGACCGCTCCGTTCATCGGCCTGTTCGGCACCGTGTGGGGCATCTACCACGCGCTGACCGCGATCGGCATCGCCGGCCAGGCGTCGATCGACAAGGTCGCCGGTCCGGTGGGCGAGGCGCTGATCATGACGGCGATCGGCCTCGCGGTCGCGGTGCCCGCGGTGCTCGGCTACAACTGGCTCATCCGCCGCAACAAGTCCGCGATGGAGCGGGTGCGCGCGTTCGGCGCGGACCTCCACGCGGTGCTGCTGTCGGCCCCGAAGCCCACGCACGCGCGGGGCTAG
- a CDS encoding TldE/PmbA family protein: MGGDPVERAERRFDGWVDAIRGVLAPGERFIATCAGESTDFVRLNRGKVRQAGSVMQQELSIRLLRGKRHAAHTMSMSGDPSEDRAAIAAAIDALRAVLPSLGEDPYLLLPEGVSDSRSTRGGGLPASETAIDEALEAAAGLDLVGIYAAGPVWRGLANDAGQRNWHAATTFNLDWSLYDRTDKAVKSAYAGFAWDRAQLARRMGEARERLALVARGSKVLEPGRHRAFLAPSAVEEIASILGWGGFSARALETRQSSLTRMRAGERLDPRVSIVEDIAGGVAPGFQAEGFARPARVTLVRDGELVGALTSPRTAREYTLDANGANGDESPEALAMDGGDLPQADALAALDRGLWIGNLWYTNYSDRPACRITGMTRFATFWVEHGRIVAPVDVLRFDDTIYRMLGANLEALTRESELSLSAETYHGRRLSSVRVPGALVRELAFTL, from the coding sequence ATGGGCGGCGACCCGGTCGAACGCGCCGAACGCCGGTTCGACGGCTGGGTCGACGCGATCCGCGGCGTGCTCGCTCCGGGCGAGCGCTTCATCGCGACCTGCGCGGGCGAGTCCACCGACTTCGTGCGGCTCAACCGCGGCAAGGTCCGCCAGGCCGGCAGCGTGATGCAGCAGGAGCTGTCGATCCGGCTCCTGCGCGGGAAGCGGCACGCGGCGCACACGATGTCGATGTCGGGCGACCCCTCGGAGGACCGCGCGGCGATCGCGGCGGCGATCGATGCATTGCGCGCGGTGCTGCCTTCGCTCGGCGAGGATCCGTACCTGCTGCTGCCCGAAGGCGTGTCGGACTCGCGCTCGACGCGCGGCGGCGGGCTGCCGGCGTCGGAGACGGCGATCGACGAGGCGCTCGAAGCGGCAGCAGGGCTCGACCTCGTCGGCATCTACGCGGCCGGTCCGGTGTGGCGCGGGCTCGCGAACGACGCGGGCCAGCGCAACTGGCACGCGGCGACGACGTTCAACCTCGACTGGAGCCTGTACGACCGCACCGACAAGGCGGTGAAGAGCGCGTACGCCGGCTTCGCCTGGGACCGCGCACAACTCGCGCGGCGCATGGGCGAGGCGCGCGAGCGGCTCGCGCTGGTCGCGCGCGGGTCGAAAGTCCTCGAACCGGGACGCCATCGCGCGTTCCTCGCGCCCTCGGCAGTCGAGGAGATCGCCTCGATCCTGGGCTGGGGCGGCTTCTCCGCGCGCGCGCTCGAGACGCGGCAGAGTTCGCTCACCCGCATGCGCGCCGGCGAGCGCCTCGATCCGCGCGTGTCGATCGTCGAGGACATCGCGGGCGGCGTCGCCCCGGGATTCCAGGCGGAAGGCTTCGCGCGGCCGGCGCGGGTGACGCTGGTGCGCGACGGCGAACTCGTCGGCGCGCTCACCTCGCCGCGCACGGCCCGCGAGTACACGCTCGACGCCAATGGCGCGAACGGCGACGAGTCGCCCGAGGCCCTCGCGATGGACGGCGGCGACCTTCCGCAGGCCGATGCGCTCGCCGCGCTCGACCGCGGCCTGTGGATCGGCAACCTCTGGTACACGAACTACTCGGACCGCCCGGCCTGCCGCATCACCGGCATGACGCGCTTCGCGACCTTCTGGGTCGAGCACGGGCGCATCGTGGCGCCGGTCGACGTGCTGCGTTTCGACGACACGATCTACCGCATGCTGGGCGCGAACCTCGAGGCGCTCACCCGCGAGTCCGAACTCTCGCTGTCCGCCGAGACCTACCACGGACGCCGGTTGTCGTCGGTGCGCGTGCCCGGCGCGCTGGTGCGCGAACTCGCCTTCACCCTCTGA
- a CDS encoding biopolymer transporter ExbD, which yields MSMNVGSPDGEEDEVVSAINTTPLVDVMLVLLIIFLITIPVVTTSIPVQLPKEINEVRETKPENITLSVDVGGRIYWNDLRIASTPALIERLKKVAVLNPQPEVQIRGDGGANYDAVGRIIYAVQRAGIAKVGFITEPPARGG from the coding sequence ATGTCGATGAACGTCGGTTCGCCCGACGGGGAAGAAGACGAAGTCGTCTCGGCGATCAACACGACGCCGCTGGTCGACGTGATGCTGGTGCTCCTGATCATCTTCCTGATCACGATCCCGGTCGTCACCACGTCGATCCCCGTCCAGTTGCCGAAGGAGATCAACGAGGTCCGCGAGACCAAGCCCGAGAACATCACGCTCTCGGTCGACGTCGGCGGGCGCATCTACTGGAACGACCTGCGCATCGCGTCCACGCCCGCGCTGATCGAGCGGCTGAAGAAGGTCGCGGTGCTGAACCCGCAGCCCGAGGTCCAGATCCGCGGCGACGGCGGCGCGAACTACGACGCGGTCGGCCGCATCATCTACGCGGTCCAGCGCGCCGGCATCGCGAAGGTCGGTTTCATCACCGAGCCGCCCGCGCGCGGCGGCTGA
- a CDS encoding biopolymer transporter ExbD — MAMNVGTGSSGDPDVMIDINTTPLIDVMLVLLVMLIITLPIQLHSVNLNMPVGTPPPQLVKPDVLKIDIDKDSRIYWNGEVLPDRATLEQKLAEAAALPVQPEVHLRPDKGSKYAQTAAVLASAQRLGLTKIGIIGSEQFIE; from the coding sequence ATGGCCATGAACGTCGGCACGGGAAGCTCGGGCGACCCGGATGTCATGATCGACATCAACACCACGCCGCTGATCGACGTGATGCTGGTGCTGCTCGTGATGCTCATCATCACCCTTCCGATCCAGCTCCATTCGGTCAACCTGAACATGCCGGTCGGCACGCCGCCTCCGCAGCTCGTGAAGCCGGACGTGCTCAAGATCGACATCGACAAGGACAGCCGCATCTACTGGAACGGCGAGGTCCTGCCGGACCGCGCGACGCTCGAGCAGAAGCTCGCGGAGGCCGCGGCGCTCCCGGTGCAGCCGGAAGTCCACCTGCGTCCCGACAAGGGCTCGAAGTACGCGCAGACGGCCGCGGTGCTCGCCTCCGCCCAGCGTCTCGGTCTCACGAAGATCGGGATCATCGGCAGCGAGCAGTTCATCGAATAG
- a CDS encoding TldD/PmbA family protein — translation MPLDLPRLSIDADYWSLRFVDQVATTCTVRRNVPLPLERAHERGVMATVYADGGYGYAATPDLSRAGIEAALERARAWARATASRALFDTRPLPRPAPGGSYASPSIDAPEPAIADWYDLLMAESTAAAIDPRIVDWSASIEVRHATHRLVTSEGGDLVQRYRFVLPGLAASAHAEGDTQTRTLHGYRGICQQGGPEVLARFGYAGAGRRIAEEALELVLAPNCPSGTMDVLLAPDQMILQIHESIGHPLELDRILGDERNFAGTSFVTPDMFGSYRYGSEHLNVTFDPTRAEELASYGHDDEGTRAERAFLIRRGILERPLGGAISQARAGLPGVANARADNWNRPPIDRMANLNLEPGSEPFEALVARIGRGVYMQTNASWSIDDSRNKFQFGCERGVLIEDGMLAGVVKNPNYRGISSTFWRSLAAVGDASTLQVLGTPYCGKGEPSQIIWVGHASPACVFTGVDVFGGES, via the coding sequence ATGCCGCTCGACCTCCCCCGCCTCTCGATCGACGCCGACTACTGGTCGCTGCGCTTCGTCGACCAGGTCGCGACGACCTGCACCGTCCGCAGGAACGTGCCGCTGCCGCTCGAACGCGCGCACGAGCGCGGCGTGATGGCGACGGTCTACGCGGACGGCGGGTACGGCTACGCGGCCACGCCCGACCTGTCGCGCGCGGGCATCGAGGCGGCGCTCGAACGCGCGCGGGCCTGGGCACGGGCCACCGCGTCGCGCGCGCTGTTCGACACCCGGCCGCTGCCGCGTCCCGCTCCGGGCGGATCCTATGCCTCGCCGTCGATCGACGCGCCGGAACCGGCGATCGCCGACTGGTACGACCTCCTGATGGCCGAGTCGACCGCGGCCGCGATCGACCCGCGCATCGTCGACTGGAGCGCGAGCATCGAGGTGCGGCACGCGACGCATCGGCTGGTGACGAGCGAAGGGGGCGACCTCGTGCAGCGCTACCGCTTCGTGCTGCCGGGGCTCGCCGCGTCGGCGCACGCGGAGGGCGACACCCAGACGCGCACGCTGCACGGCTATCGCGGGATCTGCCAGCAGGGCGGTCCGGAGGTGCTCGCGCGCTTCGGCTACGCCGGCGCCGGGCGCCGCATCGCCGAGGAGGCGCTCGAACTCGTGCTCGCGCCGAACTGCCCGTCGGGCACGATGGACGTACTGCTCGCGCCCGACCAGATGATCCTGCAGATCCACGAGTCGATCGGCCACCCGCTCGAACTCGACCGCATCCTCGGCGACGAGCGCAACTTCGCCGGGACGAGCTTCGTGACGCCCGACATGTTCGGGAGCTACCGCTACGGCTCCGAGCACCTGAACGTCACCTTCGATCCGACGCGGGCGGAGGAACTCGCGAGCTACGGCCACGACGACGAGGGCACGCGCGCCGAACGCGCGTTCCTGATCCGGCGCGGCATCCTCGAGCGGCCGCTCGGCGGCGCGATCTCGCAGGCGCGCGCCGGACTGCCGGGCGTGGCGAACGCGCGCGCCGACAACTGGAACCGCCCGCCGATCGACCGGATGGCCAACCTCAACCTCGAACCGGGGAGCGAACCGTTCGAGGCGCTCGTCGCGCGCATCGGCCGCGGCGTCTACATGCAGACCAACGCGTCGTGGTCGATCGACGACTCGCGCAACAAGTTCCAGTTCGGCTGCGAGCGCGGCGTGCTGATCGAGGACGGCATGCTCGCGGGCGTCGTCAAGAACCCGAACTACCGCGGCATCTCGTCGACGTTCTGGCGGAGCCTCGCGGCGGTCGGAGACGCCTCGACCCTGCAGGTGCTCGGCACCCCCTACTGCGGCAAGGGCGAGCCGTCGCAGATCATCTGGGTCGGGCACGCGTCGCCGGCGTGCGTGTTCACCGGCGTCGATGTCTTCGGCGGGGAGTCCTGA
- a CDS encoding GNAT family N-acetyltransferase, with the protein MDPIVIRAARPSDAGTIHGLIGDLARYERLEHLCTGSVDELSDALFGPRPAADVLVAVSGEEIVGFALFFTTFSTFLARRGVWLEDLYVRPGHRGTGVGGRLLRAVAAIAVERGCGRFEWSVLDWNAPAIGFYQRLGATVLPDWRIARVTGEALARLGEGGRREGGREKGEG; encoded by the coding sequence ATGGACCCCATCGTGATTCGTGCCGCGCGTCCATCGGACGCCGGGACGATCCACGGCCTGATCGGCGACCTCGCGCGTTACGAACGGCTGGAGCACCTTTGCACCGGGTCGGTCGACGAGCTTTCCGACGCGCTGTTCGGCCCGCGGCCGGCCGCCGACGTGCTGGTTGCAGTATCAGGTGAGGAAATCGTCGGATTCGCCTTGTTTTTCACAACTTTCTCGACCTTCCTCGCCCGGCGCGGCGTGTGGCTGGAGGACCTGTACGTCCGGCCCGGGCACCGGGGCACCGGGGTCGGCGGGCGATTGCTGCGCGCGGTCGCGGCGATCGCGGTCGAGCGGGGCTGCGGGCGGTTCGAGTGGTCGGTGCTCGACTGGAACGCCCCCGCGATCGGCTTCTATCAGCGTCTCGGCGCGACGGTCCTGCCGGACTGGCGGATCGCGCGGGTCACGGGCGAGGCGCTGGCGCGTCTCGGGGAAGGGGGAAGACGGGAAGGGGGAAGGGAGAAGGGGGAAGGGTGA
- a CDS encoding TonB family protein: protein MDYARRQRDPARHVVGIAFVILVHALVIYALVTGLARKAVEVIKKPITATIIEEIKPPPPPPPPPPPKKIIEQPKVEVPVQPYVPPPDIPPPVVQQAPTITAVAPEPPKQEYVIAPPPPPVVAPPPPAPPPKPAIRRGITRISGDDPTYPREAIRAQVAKGRVVARLLIDEKGNVTEVIIMSSDPPRVFDRAVKSALEEWKFKAEGEKYTGEVEINFTLKD, encoded by the coding sequence ATGGACTACGCACGACGACAGAGGGATCCGGCCCGGCACGTGGTCGGCATCGCGTTCGTCATCCTGGTGCACGCGCTCGTGATCTATGCGCTCGTCACCGGACTCGCGCGGAAGGCGGTCGAGGTGATCAAGAAGCCGATCACGGCGACGATCATCGAGGAGATCAAGCCGCCGCCGCCGCCGCCCCCGCCGCCGCCGCCGAAGAAGATCATCGAGCAGCCGAAGGTCGAGGTGCCGGTGCAGCCGTACGTGCCGCCGCCGGACATTCCGCCGCCGGTCGTGCAGCAGGCGCCCACGATCACCGCGGTCGCGCCCGAGCCGCCGAAGCAGGAGTACGTGATCGCGCCGCCGCCGCCGCCGGTCGTCGCGCCGCCGCCGCCGGCTCCTCCACCGAAGCCGGCGATCCGCCGCGGCATCACGCGCATCTCGGGCGACGACCCCACCTATCCGCGCGAGGCGATCCGCGCGCAGGTCGCGAAGGGGCGCGTCGTGGCGCGGCTCCTGATCGACGAGAAGGGCAACGTCACCGAAGTGATCATCATGTCCTCCGATCCGCCGCGGGTGTTCGACCGTGCGGTCAAGTCCGCGCTCGAGGAATGGAAGTTCAAGGCCGAGGGCGAGAAGTACACCGGCGAAGTCGAGATCAACTTCACGTTGAAGGACTGA
- a CDS encoding sigma-70 family RNA polymerase sigma factor: MTDAELIARSLVGDDRHAFAELVRRHQSAVRACLRRLTAGNHALADDLAQETFVLAWRNLESFRQEARFSTWLYRIATNCWLADARKRKETLLGDNDAEVADDDDPSAEPGEGNDDHARDAALKIDMERALAVLSEAERAAIVQCYHNDLSHEEAAFVLGCPVGTVKTHVHRAKQKLRLALASWSER; the protein is encoded by the coding sequence GTGACCGATGCCGAACTCATCGCCCGCTCGCTCGTCGGTGACGACCGGCACGCGTTCGCCGAACTGGTCCGCCGCCACCAGTCCGCAGTGCGGGCCTGCCTGCGAAGGCTCACCGCGGGCAACCACGCGCTCGCCGACGACCTCGCGCAGGAAACCTTCGTCCTCGCGTGGCGCAACCTCGAGTCGTTCCGCCAGGAGGCCCGCTTCTCGACCTGGCTCTACCGGATCGCCACCAACTGCTGGCTCGCCGACGCGCGCAAGCGCAAGGAAACGCTGCTCGGCGACAACGACGCGGAGGTCGCCGACGACGATGATCCGTCAGCGGAACCGGGCGAAGGCAACGACGACCATGCCCGCGACGCCGCGCTCAAGATCGACATGGAACGCGCGCTCGCGGTGCTCAGCGAGGCCGAACGCGCCGCGATCGTGCAGTGCTACCATAACGATCTGTCGCACGAGGAAGCCGCGTTCGTCCTGGGCTGTCCGGTGGGCACCGTCAAGACGCACGTGCACCGCGCCAAGCAGAAGCTCAGGTTGGCGCTCGCCTCCTGGAGCGAACGATAG